The stretch of DNA GACGCAGGCATTTTTTTATGCGAACTTTAGCATCAAAATAGGCCTCTAAGTTGCGATGATAATCCAGGTGATTACGACAAAAGTTCAACAATACAGCTCCAGAAAATACAGGAATGTTTTCTTCTTGAGTTGCTAACTGAAACGAGCTGATTTCTACAACACGAATTCCTGGATGTATCATTTGGTCTAGTATAGGCAAGCCGATATTGCCCATAGCTATAGCAGGAATTCCCAAGGTATTTAAGAGATGGACTAGAAATAATGTTGTTGTCGTCTTGCCATTAGATCCTGTAATTCCAAAGGAGGGGTATCTTTGAAATTCTGGTGTCTTCAAAGCAACTTGAATATCAGTAACCACGGGGATCTTACGGGATAATGCTTGTTCTACCCACGAATGATACGGTTTGATTCCTGGAGAGCGAATCACAAGGTCGATATTTTCAGGAAACTCGCCTGTTTCCATGAAGATTCTTTCATGCAGATTCTCTACTGATATCAGAGCTTCTAAGGAACTGTCCGCTCCTATAAGATAATGTCCTTGCCTATATAAAAACCTTGCTACGGACTTTCCTGTGATTCCAGCACCCAAAACGAGAATACGCTGGCACATATCTATCTCCATAATACAGCGGCTATCCCTATACTTGCGCATATAAAGCTAAAAATCCAAAAGCGCATGACAATTTTGGTCTCAGGCATCCCCTGATATTCATAATGATGATGTAGTGGAGAGCATAAGAAAATGCGTTTTTTCCTTAATTTACAACTAACTACCTGTAAAATTACAGATCCCGCTTCAGCAACAAAGACCCCTCCAATGATGACTAGAATACATTCTGCGCGTAGCATAACAGCACAGCTACCTAACATGCCTCCTAGAAGCAGCGATCCCGTATCTCCCATGAAAAGCTGTGCTGGAGCACCATTATACCATAAGAATCCTACGCAGGCTCCTACAAGGGCTGCTAAAACATAAGCGACATCTTGAGCTATAGGAATTGTAAAACTTTGTAGAGCAACGAAGATAAATCCCAAAGCAGCTAAAGACATTGTTCCTGAAGCAAGTCCATCCAGGCCGTCGGTAAGATTTACTGCATTGTTTGTTCCTATAATTGCTACAAGAGCGAGTCCCAAGCAAAAAACTTTCCCTATCCAAGAGGACATAAAAAACATACCTTCCATAAAAGGAATCTTGAGAGTAAATAGGGGTTCCGCACTCCCGTAGATGTAGGGAAGGCAAATGAGAGTAGAAGCTGCGATTAAAATTTGAACAATGAATTTATGCTTAGCCTTGAGTCCATGCCCCTGTTTTCGTTTCATTTTTATTCTATCATCATACCAACCCAGACCTGCGTAACAAACCATGATGGCAACAAAGAACCATGTTGAAAATTTTCCCCAAGGCAACCAAATGAGTAGCGAAGCAAGTAAAGAGATAAAAAGTAAGACTCCTCCTCCAGTAGGAACCTGAGCTTTATCTTTGTGAAGAATCTGGAGTTTCTCACAATATTCTTTGTGGATGTAGTCACGATAGTCTTTTCTTTTAAGCCATTTCATTACAGGAACACCCAGAACTACTGTAAACAAAAGAGCTGTCATTCCTGTCAAAGCCAAAGAAAAAAATAAGGACTGCTTTAAAAGCGGAACTAAGGGAACCATACTTGCGCCTAAGGAATTAAAAACAAGCTAACAAAGATTCTAGGGCAAAGGCACGAGAACCTTTCAATAGAATCACATCCCCGTGTTGTACAATTTGCTTCAAAATATCTTTGACATCTTGAGCTGAGGGGAAAAAATTAACTTCACAAGAATAGTCTTTTAAAATGCGTTGCACTGGAATCCACTTTTCCCCAATAAAAAATATAATATGTCCTCGAGAAGCTGCTTTTTCAGCTACCAAAGCATGTCCTTCTTCTGAATACATGCCTAATTCAGCCATATGACCCAAAATTAAAATGATTTTCCCTCCCTCACTTGGTAAAGGCAGAGCATTGAGAGCAGCAATCATAGCTTCTGGACAAGCATTATATGCATCGTTGATTACCTGTATTCCATTTCTGAGGCTATGTTCGAAGCGCATAGGAGGCAATTTCAGTTCGGGTAAGGCACGTATCAAACTTTCTTCTGGAACTTCTAAAATCCAAGAGAGTGCTACAGCAATTAATAAGTTGATGTATGCAGGTTTATAAGAAAAAGCTATCGGGAGATGATAATTTTCTTCAGGAGTTTGGATCACTACAGATTCTTCACTAAGAGCCTTATAGCAGAAATCTGCGAGAGGATCATTAAAAGAAAAAGAAAACTTGTTAGCATTAGGAGAGCAAGCCCATAGATCTGGGAAGCATGAGGAATCTTTGGGGAGAAGCTGCACTTTACTTCTTTGTAGAATGTAACTTTTTTCTCTTACGATCTCTTGGATCCCCTGGGGAAAATTCATAGCATGTTGGTCATTAATATGCGTGATCACTGCAATCTCTGGCTGCACGATACGAAGAAGATCGCGCATATTCCCTGGTTCAGAAACTCCCATCTCTAAAATAATAACATCTTCGTCCCCATCCGCCATCAATAAACTTAAAGGGACGGTCAACTGCGAATTATAACTTTTAGGACTTGCATGAATTTTATAGACAGAGCTTAGAAGTGTTTTTGAGAATTCTTTTGTTGTTGTTTTCCCTACAGATCCTGTGATCCCAACAAGATTTCCTTGGAATAGGTTATATTGATTCGTCCCTGCTTGTTGCAGAGCAAATTTAGGATCCTCAACACGGATCAATTCCAAGCCAAAGTTGTCTCCTTGGTATTGACTGGAGACAACCGCTCCAACAGCTCCTGATTTTGCTGCTTCTTTTAAAAATTTATGACCATCTGTTGCGCTTCCAGGAAGAGCAAAAAATAGATCTCCAGGCTGTA from Candidatus Chlamydia corallus encodes:
- the mraY gene encoding phospho-N-acetylmuramoyl-pentapeptide-transferase; this encodes MVPLVPLLKQSLFFSLALTGMTALLFTVVLGVPVMKWLKRKDYRDYIHKEYCEKLQILHKDKAQVPTGGGVLLFISLLASLLIWLPWGKFSTWFFVAIMVCYAGLGWYDDRIKMKRKQGHGLKAKHKFIVQILIAASTLICLPYIYGSAEPLFTLKIPFMEGMFFMSSWIGKVFCLGLALVAIIGTNNAVNLTDGLDGLASGTMSLAALGFIFVALQSFTIPIAQDVAYVLAALVGACVGFLWYNGAPAQLFMGDTGSLLLGGMLGSCAVMLRAECILVIIGGVFVAEAGSVILQVVSCKLRKKRIFLCSPLHHHYEYQGMPETKIVMRFWIFSFICASIGIAAVLWR
- a CDS encoding UDP-N-acetylmuramoyl-tripeptide--D-alanyl-D-alanine ligase, producing the protein MRAVLLEDWVSLMLSDVSCPKSDKKITGFAIDSREIQPGDLFFALPGSATDGHKFLKEAAKSGAVGAVVSSQYQGDNFGLELIRVEDPKFALQQAGTNQYNLFQGNLVGITGSVGKTTTKEFSKTLLSSVYKIHASPKSYNSQLTVPLSLLMADGDEDVIILEMGVSEPGNMRDLLRIVQPEIAVITHINDQHAMNFPQGIQEIVREKSYILQRSKVQLLPKDSSCFPDLWACSPNANKFSFSFNDPLADFCYKALSEESVVIQTPEENYHLPIAFSYKPAYINLLIAVALSWILEVPEESLIRALPELKLPPMRFEHSLRNGIQVINDAYNACPEAMIAALNALPLPSEGGKIILILGHMAELGMYSEEGHALVAEKAASRGHIIFFIGEKWIPVQRILKDYSCEVNFFPSAQDVKDILKQIVQHGDVILLKGSRAFALESLLACF